TTGAAGAAGAACGCCGTCTGGCATACGTTGGCATTACGCGCGCACGCCAAGAACTATTTTTGACTAATGCGTATTCGCGAATGATGTTTGGACGCATGCAAAATAATCCACCGTCAAGATTTTTGGAAGAAATTGATGCAAAAGACATGCAGGTAGAAAATCCTAACGCTGGTAGTGTGATTACCAGTGGCTTTCAAGCACAAACTGCTCCATTTGCCAAGGCTGATGAACGAGCACGTGCGCAGGTCTACACGCCTAAAGTTAAGCCTGCTGGTGCTGTCGGTGCCGAAAAGAAGGGCTGGAATGTTGGCGATCAAGTTGAACATAAGGCTTGGGGTCGCGGCGTTGTAACCAAGGTCAACGGCAAAGGCGAGGATATGGAGCTTGATATTGCCTTTACTGGTAAGGGAATTAAGCGGCTTTTAGCAGCGTTTGCACCGATTAAAAAGGTATAATTAAATTAATAGTTAAAGATTTAATCAGGAGGAAGACAATGGCAGATTTAACTCTTGATGAGGCCAAAAAAGAAGTCACTGAACTCAGGTCAGTGCTTAATAAATGGGCGCAAGCCTATTATTCTCAAGATGCACCTGAAGTTGAAGATAATGTTTATGACCAAAAGTACCAGCGATTAGTTGAACTTGAGCAGCAGTTTCCACAATTAGTGACACCAGATTCGATTACACAAAAGGTGGGGGGCCAGATTGATTCTGAGTTCACCAAAGTGGATCATGAAATTCCAATGTTGTCGATGGGGGATGTTTTTTCCAAAAAAGAACTGCAGGAGTTTGATGATCGTGTACAAAAACTGGTGGGTCATCCAGTTGCCTATAATGTTGAATTGAAAATCGATGGTTTATCGATTGATCTTGAATATACGGCTGGCAAGTTGGTACGGGCCTCAACGCGGGGAAATGGTCGTGTTGGTGAAGACGTGACAGCTAATGCTCGCTATATCGCCGACATTCCGCAGGTTTTGCCAGAAAAAATCACGACGGAAGTACGTGGAGAGTGTTACATGGGCAAGGAAGCCTTCGCTAAATTAAATGCCGAACGCGATGAAAAGGGTGAGGCTGCCTTTGCTAATCCGCGTAATGCAGCGGCTGGGTCTTTGCGGCAGTTAAATGCTAAGGTAACTAAAGAACGGCATTTGAGTACCTTTATTTATACTTGGGTAAATCCACCAGAGGAAATTACCAGTCAACACCAGGCGATTAGTGAAATGGCTCGGTTGGGTTTTCATACTAATGAAACTGGCCGCAAGTTAGCCAAGATGGCTGATGTTTTTGCCTTTATTGACGAATATACAGCTAAGCGTGACACGCTGTCGTATGGCATTGATGGGATTGTCCTGAAGGTCGACGACTTAAGTCTGCAGCAAACGATGGGCAACACGGTCAAGGTTCCACGCTGGGAAATTGCTTATAAATTCCCACCGGAAGAGCAAGAAACCGTGGTTCACGAGATTAAATGGACTGTGGGTCGCACCGGTGTTGTAACACCGACGGCAATCATGGATCCCGTGCAGCTGGCTGGCACGACTGTTTCACACGCGGTTTTGCATAATGCCGATTTATTGAAAGAAAAAGATGTGCGAATTGGCGATACGGTATTACTGCACAAGGCCGGTGATATTATTCCGGAGATTTCGCAGGTTGTCCTTGATAAGCGGCCTAAAGACTCGCAGCCATACCCAATTCCAACAACTTGTCCCTCTTGCAAGCAAAAGCTGATTCATCTTGAGGGTGAAGTTGCGCTGCGCTGCGTTAATCCGTCGTGCCCAGCTCAGATTGAGGAAGGAATTACTCACTTTGCCTCGCGGCCAGCGATGAATATTGATGGTTTGGGACCTAAAATTGTCCGGCAGTTAATTACCAATGACCTAGTTCACAATGTTGCTGACCTGTATCGTTTGGACGCAGATGATTTGGCTAAGCTAGATCACTTTAAAGAA
The sequence above is a segment of the Lactobacillus sp. ESL0677 genome. Coding sequences within it:
- the ligA gene encoding NAD-dependent DNA ligase LigA: MADLTLDEAKKEVTELRSVLNKWAQAYYSQDAPEVEDNVYDQKYQRLVELEQQFPQLVTPDSITQKVGGQIDSEFTKVDHEIPMLSMGDVFSKKELQEFDDRVQKLVGHPVAYNVELKIDGLSIDLEYTAGKLVRASTRGNGRVGEDVTANARYIADIPQVLPEKITTEVRGECYMGKEAFAKLNAERDEKGEAAFANPRNAAAGSLRQLNAKVTKERHLSTFIYTWVNPPEEITSQHQAISEMARLGFHTNETGRKLAKMADVFAFIDEYTAKRDTLSYGIDGIVLKVDDLSLQQTMGNTVKVPRWEIAYKFPPEEQETVVHEIKWTVGRTGVVTPTAIMDPVQLAGTTVSHAVLHNADLLKEKDVRIGDTVLLHKAGDIIPEISQVVLDKRPKDSQPYPIPTTCPSCKQKLIHLEGEVALRCVNPSCPAQIEEGITHFASRPAMNIDGLGPKIVRQLITNDLVHNVADLYRLDADDLAKLDHFKEKSINNLLTAIANSKQNSVELLLTGLGIDHVGAKAARLIAQKFKNMTKIMAASVQDVAAIATIGMTIAESLTTYFAQPEVDQLINELASRGVNMNYLGATAEETAEIPDNYFKGKKVVLTGSLAHFTRSEFTKKLHSLGAKVTGSVSSKTDYVIYGKDAGSKFAKAQQLGVPVLTEEEAIAQIK